From the genome of Paraburkholderia sp. ZP32-5:
GCGATCAAGTATGCGAGCCGTAACTATGCGGGGCTTACCTTCGGCGCGATGTATAGCCTGGGCGGCGTGGCAGGCGCGGGCGCGCGCAATCAGGTGTACTCGGCGGGCATCGGGTATGCGCATGGGCCGTTGAATCTGGCGGCGGCTTATCTGAGAGCGAATCAGCCGAACGTGTCGGTGTTCAGCAATAGCGCGACGAGCGCCGGGACCATCGGAACCGCCACTACCAGCGTAACGACACCGGTGTATAGCGGCTATATGAGCGCGAATTCGTATCAGGTGGCGTCGGCTGGCGGCTCGTATGCATTGGGTCCGGTGAGCCTTGGCATGATCTATTCGAACGTTCAGTTCCAGCATCTCGGCAGCAGCCTGTCGGCGATCGGGACGAATGCCGTACCGGCCGGCGGCGGCCGCGGCACCGCGATTTTCAATGCGGTCGAGGTCAATACGATCTGGCGCGTAACGCCTGCGTTGCAAATTGGCGGGGCCTATTCGCATACCGCGGGCAGTTCGGTGACGGGAGCGAACGGCAAGGCTTTCGGCGGCGCGCGATACGATCAGTTCGCGTTGGCGACCGACTATGCGCTGTCGAAGCGAACAGACGTGTACGTGGCTGGTATTTTTCAGACCGCGAGCGGCACGGATTCCACCGGCGCTCGCGCGGTCGCCAACCTGAACACGGCGACCGCGTCGTCGAACAATCATCAGGCGATCTTACGGGTGGGGATGCGGCATAAGTTCTAAGCGCGAGCCGTCACGGAGCGATTGCGCTTATTGTTCGATCGCTCCGATGGCGGCGCACTTCCACTTCAGCCGTCGCCGTCATCAGCCTCAAGACGAATGCGCCGCGTAGCGCGCTTCCGCCTCTTCCTTCGCGGCGAGGCCAACGATCTCGTTGTATTGCTGGATCGGCATCAGTTGCGATCCGACCGCGCCAAGGTGCCCATCGCGGCGCAATGCGCCCAATACGCCGTCGACGGCACGCGCGGCGGCCAGCATCGTCGTGATCGAATACATCAGCGCGGCCGCGCCGGCGCGCTCGATTTCCGCCACCGGCTGCGCGCCGATCTGCGCGGCCTGCGATACGTTCGCCAACTGCGGGCCGGGCACCGCCTCGCAAATCGCGCGCAGATCTTCCATCCGGTCGGCACCCTGCACGAAGGTCATGTCGGCGCCCGCTTCGCGATAACGCTGCGCGCGCTCGATCGCTTCATCGCGGCCATGAATGCCGAGCGCGTCGGTCCGCGCGCAAATGATGAGCGCCGGGTCGCGGCGCGCGTCGAGCGCCGCATGGATCTTGCCGATCATCTCGCCGACCGGAATCACCGCTTTGCCCGCGAGATAACCGCAACGCTTCGGGGTCGCCTGATCTTCCATGAAAAGACCTGCCACGCCCGCGCGTTCGAAGAAGCGCACCATTTGCTGCACGTTGTGCACGCCGCCGAAGCCGGTGTCGGCATCGACGAGCAGCGGCAGCGTGGTCGCCGCGGCGATGCGCGCATAGTGATCGACATAGTCGCGCATGCTGAGCTGACCCAGATCGGGCTCGCCGAGCAGCACGCCGGTTGCGGCATTGCCGCCCGCCACCAGCGCTTCGAAGCCATGCGATTGCGCGAGTCTCGCGGACAGCGCGTCGTACACGCCGGGCAGTACGACGATCTCGGGGCGCGCGAGCAGCGCGCGCAAACGGATTCCAGGATGCATCTGAGAGTGTCCTTGTCGTGTTCTTGAGTTTGTTTGTGCTCGCTGCGATGGGTCCGTCAGTCGCCGGCGAAGCGCCGCGCCGCGACGCCGAGCAGCCAGTTCGCGACGATCGCGAAGACCATCAGCAGCAACGCGAGCGCCATGATCGTGTCGTTGTCCGCGAGGTTGATCGCGCGCACCAGCATGTAGCCGATGCCGTGCTCGCCGCCGAACATTTCGCCGATCAGCGTGCCGAGCAGCGTCAGCGACAGGCCGATGCGCATGCCGGTCAGCAATTGCGGAGCGATCGCCGGCAGCAGTACGTGCACGAACGTCGCGCGCGGCGACAGCGACAGCGCGCGTGCGGTGCGCGCATACACGGGCTTCAGGTTGCGGATCGCCGCCATGCCGATCAGCACGACCGGCACGATCCCATGCAGCACGCCGAAGGTCACCTTCGACCATGTGCCGAGCCCGCAGATCAGCAGCACGATCGGATACAGCGTGACCTTCGGGATCGCATAGAACGACACCAGCAGCGGTTCGGCGACTTCGCCGGCGAAGTGTCGCGTGCCGAGCCATGCGGCGAGCAGCAGGCCGCCGCACCACGAGATCGCCAGCGCGAGCACGAACGAGCCGAGCGTCGCGAACAGGTCGGGGCGATAACGCGCGCCGCCCAGAATCGCGAGCAGCCGTTGGGTCGCGGGCACCGGGCCCGCCAGCGCGTCGTGTCCGAGTGCGAGCGCCGCCGCCTGCCATAGCACGACGCACAGCACGGCCGCGGTGCCGCCGCCCGGACGCCAGCGCGGGCGGCGCCGCGCACCGGCGGACAGTTTGATTTGCCAGGCTTCAGCCACTGGACACCCCCTTCAACACGCGCCCCGGTCCGCCGAGCCAGCCGGTCAGAAGCGACAGCAGATAGTTGAGCACGACCGACGCCGCGATCACGATGACGATCAGCCCATACATGCGCGCCGTCATGAAGTTGTCGTAGCTGAACGCGATGTCGTGGCCGATGCCGATGCTCGACAGAATGAACTCGCCCGCAATCGTGCCGATCAGCGAATACGCGAGCACCAGACGCAAGCCCACGACCAGATGCGGCAGCGCGGCCGGCAGCCAGATATGGATGAAGCGATGCGCGGGACTGAGCCGCATCACGCGCGCGGTCTTCAGCAGCGCGCGCGGAATGCGTTCGAGCGCGGTGACGGTGCATAGCACCATCGACGCGAGCGCGAACACGAACGAGATCGCGATGATGGGCCGCTCGCCGATGCCGAAAAGCACGATCATCACCGGATAAAAGATGAACACCGGCACCGCGTACCACGCGGACAGCACCGGGTCGGCGAGGCGCTTGAGCCAGGGCAGCGCGAACAGGCACAGGCCGAGCAGAATGCCGACCACGATCGACAGCGCCGCGGCGATCAGCACCTCTTCGAGCGTCGTCAGTACCGACGCGCGTAAGGCCGGATCGGCGAGCACCTGCCAGGCGGCGTCGAGCATCGTGCTGGGCGGCACCATCGTGATACGCGCGATGAAGCCGGCGCGGCAGGCGATTTCGAGCAGCGCGAGCACGCCGATCACGAGCGCCCATCTGACAGTGGCGGGCCGCAGCCAACGGCGCGCCGGAGCGCGTGCCGCGACCGGAGCGGAGGGGCTCATACGTTACCTCGCATCGACTTCATCGATTCGCCGCGCAGTTGCTCCCACAGGTGGGCGGTCAGTGCACCGAACGCGGCGCTGCTGGCGACGGTGCTGTCGCGCTCGCGCTGCCAGCCGGTCGGCAGCACTTCGAGCAGTCGTCCCGGGCGCGCCGACATGATGCCCACGCGATCGGACAGCATCGCGGCTTCGTCGAGCGAGTGGGTGATCAGCAGCACGGTCGCGCCGGTCTCGCGCCAGATGCGCAGCAGCTCGTCGCCCATCAACAGACGGGTCTGCTGATCGAGTGCGCCGAACGGCTCGTCGAGCAGCAGGAAACGCGGCCTGAGCACCAGCGTGCGCGCGATGCACATGCGCTGACGCATGCCGCCCGA
Proteins encoded in this window:
- a CDS encoding porin, with protein sequence MNKSPFLAAGLLVFAGVAHAQSSVTLYGIIDEALVVQSNQRITAANPATGSPGTGGRRYYLDSLSGINGSRWGIRGAEDLGSGLKAIFTLESGFNLNSGALAQGGLLFGRQAFVGLSSDEYGTISVGRQYDDVVDYIGPLIFAGKMGSIFSALPGDMNNADSGQRINNAIKYASRNYAGLTFGAMYSLGGVAGAGARNQVYSAGIGYAHGPLNLAAAYLRANQPNVSVFSNSATSAGTIGTATTSVTTPVYSGYMSANSYQVASAGGSYALGPVSLGMIYSNVQFQHLGSSLSAIGTNAVPAGGGRGTAIFNAVEVNTIWRVTPALQIGGAYSHTAGSSVTGANGKAFGGARYDQFALATDYALSKRTDVYVAGIFQTASGTDSTGARAVANLNTATASSNNHQAILRVGMRHKF
- a CDS encoding isocitrate lyase/PEP mutase family protein, producing MHPGIRLRALLARPEIVVLPGVYDALSARLAQSHGFEALVAGGNAATGVLLGEPDLGQLSMRDYVDHYARIAAATTLPLLVDADTGFGGVHNVQQMVRFFERAGVAGLFMEDQATPKRCGYLAGKAVIPVGEMIGKIHAALDARRDPALIICARTDALGIHGRDEAIERAQRYREAGADMTFVQGADRMEDLRAICEAVPGPQLANVSQAAQIGAQPVAEIERAGAAALMYSITTMLAAARAVDGVLGALRRDGHLGAVGSQLMPIQQYNEIVGLAAKEEAEARYAAHSS
- a CDS encoding ABC transporter permease: MAEAWQIKLSAGARRRPRWRPGGGTAAVLCVVLWQAAALALGHDALAGPVPATQRLLAILGGARYRPDLFATLGSFVLALAISWCGGLLLAAWLGTRHFAGEVAEPLLVSFYAIPKVTLYPIVLLICGLGTWSKVTFGVLHGIVPVVLIGMAAIRNLKPVYARTARALSLSPRATFVHVLLPAIAPQLLTGMRIGLSLTLLGTLIGEMFGGEHGIGYMLVRAINLADNDTIMALALLLMVFAIVANWLLGVAARRFAGD
- a CDS encoding ABC transporter permease, giving the protein MSPSAPVAARAPARRWLRPATVRWALVIGVLALLEIACRAGFIARITMVPPSTMLDAAWQVLADPALRASVLTTLEEVLIAAALSIVVGILLGLCLFALPWLKRLADPVLSAWYAVPVFIFYPVMIVLFGIGERPIIAISFVFALASMVLCTVTALERIPRALLKTARVMRLSPAHRFIHIWLPAALPHLVVGLRLVLAYSLIGTIAGEFILSSIGIGHDIAFSYDNFMTARMYGLIVIVIAASVVLNYLLSLLTGWLGGPGRVLKGVSSG